Genomic window (Deltaproteobacteria bacterium):
ACAGGACCAGACTGCTTTCACCGACCATTGCCGTGGCCTGACGCAGGCAGGAGTAGAGACCGTTTTCGCCCTTGCGTTCGCGGACATAGGCCGTGAAGCCCTCGAAGGTCCCCGAGCCCTCCACGGCCGGCTTCGTCTTTGGCAATACCTCGGCCGGGTCGGGCAGGGTCTGTTCGGACGTGTCATCCTTTTTCGAGACCTGCGGACCGGATCTGGAGGGGAGAGATCCACCGGCCTTGTCCGGAGGTGGGGGCAATGGTGTCGGGCCATTTTCATTTTCGGCTGAGTCCGGACCGGGAAAGTCCACTCGTTCGATGGGCAGCAGGGTCGGGAGATAGGCCAGGTTCAGAAGGAGCATCTCCAGGGCCGTGCCTGGTTCCGGAGCGGACATGACCCGGCGCTGGCCCTCGAGAGTGACCTGCCAGCAGGCGTGGACGTGGGCCGGACTGAAACCCTGGGACAGCTCCTGCCAGACGGCGATTTCCGGAGCAGGAAGGTCGAGAAGCCCATGAGCCTCCTGGCCGCATTGCCCGAGGAGGAAGAGGTTTCTCCAGCTCTGAATCAGTTCCCGCAGGAAGAAGCCGAGGTCAAGGCCCTGTTCGAGAAGCGAGTTGGACAGGCCAGAGAGGCGGACAGTATCCCGGTCCCGAATAGCCTTGACGACGGCCTGGAGGGTTTCCTGGCCAGCCAGGCCGAGGACTTCGCGGGCGTGGCGCTCCTCCAGGGTTCCTTCACAAAAGGCCAATAGTTGGGAAAGAAAGGACATGCCGTCTCGGACGCTACCGGCGGCTCGGCGGGCGATGAGGTTCAGGACCGAGGGTTCGGCATTGATCCCTTCCTGTTGGAGAAGCCAGGCTAGATGGTCGCGGATGGCGGCCTGGGAGAGATGTTTGAAC
Coding sequences:
- a CDS encoding AAA family ATPase, which encodes RYKVFIIDEAHMLTREAFNALLKTLEEPPGHVTFILATTEAEKFPRTIISRCQHYVFKHLSQAAIRDHLAWLLQQEGINAEPSVLNLIARRAAGSVRDGMSFLSQLLAFCEGTLEERHAREVLGLAGQETLQAVVKAIRDRDTVRLSGLSNSLLEQGLDLGFFLRELIQSWRNLFLLGQCGQEAHGLLDLPAPEIAVWQELSQGFSPAHVHACWQVTLEGQRRVMSAPEPGTALEMLLLNLAYLPTLLPIERVDFPGPDSAENENGPTPLPPPPDKAGGSLPSRSGPQVSKKDDTSEQTLPDPAEVLPKTKPAVEGSGTFEGFTAYVRERKGENGLYSCLRQATAMVGESSLVLSCPLSVHERTLTNGDHGQALKDLVQDYFGLNWDLTVEARPEKKRRTREELLAMAQTNPHIDRLLREFDARIIDVTEIPPRSDSRA